In Acropora palmata chromosome 7, jaAcrPala1.3, whole genome shotgun sequence, one genomic interval encodes:
- the LOC141887276 gene encoding uncharacterized protein LOC141887276 isoform X3, whose product MEEDKNRFQERLQRREEIKRKWQAGLHRLKEDKNRFQERLQRREEIKRKWQAGLHRLKGEGKFLNYFEDDEVTPPEIALRGPRALEAYYKALEEGETRVRRIPLMLIGQDRSGKTSLRKSLKGIPFNPHEDSTVGIDVDPSYFKVTTEAWKIGEEDRGTNKMAKSYFEYNIGRQVVKNLKHSENLPKTNTDAQSVSQRNEVTEDPPSKIFSQDASSMQFLPGTLSKREKDDNHASETSNNYKSCIEHTTERDDPLSPQKSLEEIESLLPDLLAVDETKNEDDIYLVLWDFAGESVYYETHALFLTSRAIFLLAYDLSRDPYEKALPVKKQEMFKVIENEIGTKSNLDYLDYWMTSVSSVSSQGKGHEVHPTSAPTVLPEALPPVFLVCTHADQPFGGKDPRDLALEVYGELQGKSYSTHLSGKFEVDNTKSGEKPESPSVSSLRESIRAVARELPQMKEFIPIKWLKFEKMLQVFLNKGHKWITIKHAKQIASDFCQIHDDVAFKTAIDFLHDQRILIHFDDTDELNKLVVLDLQWLIDIMKKVITIKRYDDAEREFKFLWCKLQKEGILEEKLLQHVWEPLIGQYATFESLVAIMEKFSLLCSWPASDHLSSRKYLVPSMLKSHPPQHINRLIVSARLPSLFIKFESGQVPSRLFPRLVTQFLLWGKDGFWSPVNPQLYQNFARLFTAKDDKCSVVLLCHSSFIEVVVHGGNDSYEVPCAQPVFRQLLLMLECMRKEFFWLESMRYQAGVVCTVCCRERRVEFCHTHGKNDCEREECLHFIPESELRSANESVTCTRSPTALNNKVCIKDFSAWLGSCQKLILFYGNHREHAMWLTSNLPRHPQVERVK is encoded by the exons ggGAGGGGAAGTTCTTGAACTATTTTGAGGACGACGAAG TGACTCCTCCTGAAATTGCTTTACGTGGTCCTAGAGCCTTAGAGGCTTATTACAAGGCTCTTGAAGAAGGAGAAACCCGCGTAAGAAGAATTCCTCTCATGTTAATTGGGCAGGACCGTTCAGGGAAAACGAGCCTGAGAAAGTCACTTAAGGGAATACCATTCAACCCTCATGAAGACAGCACTGTTGGGATAGATGTTGATCCTTCGTACTTCAAAGTAACTACTGAAGCTTGGAAGATAGGGGAGGAGGACAGAGgcacaaacaaaatggcaaaaagttattttgaGTATAATATTGGTCGTCAAGTAGTTAAGAATCTAAAACATAGTGAAAATCTTCCCAAGACTAACACTGACGCACAAAGTGTAAGTCAAAGAAATGAGGTCACCGAAGATCCTCCTTCTAAAATTTTTAGTCAAGATGCGTCTTCTATGCAATTCCTTCCTGGAACACTTtctaaaagagagaaagatgACAATCATGCTTCTGAAACCAGCAACAATTACAAATCGTGCATAGAGCACACAACAGAGAGAGATGACCCTCTTTCCCCACAAAAGTCACTCGAAGAGATAGAATCCTTGCTGCCAGACTTACTTGCAGTTGACGAGACGAAAAATGAAGATGATATCTATTTGGTTTTGTGGGATTTTGCTGGTGAGTCGGTGTATTATGAGACTCATGCACTCTTTCTGACGTCAAGAGCAATCTTCCTTTTGGCTTATGACCTAAGCCGAGATCCTTATGAAAAAGCGCTGCCCgtgaaaaagcaagaaatgttCAAGGTCATTGAAAACGAGATTGGAACAAAAAGTAACCTTGACTATCTAGACTACTGGATGACTTCAGTTTCTTCGGTATCCAGTCAAGgtaaaggtcatgaagtgCACCCAACTTCGGCGCCTACAGTTCTCCCCGAGGCACTTCCACCCGTTTTCCTAGTTTGTACTCATGCTGATCAACCTTTCGGTGGGAAAGATCCTAGAGATCTGGCCCTTGAAGTGTACGGTGAATTGCAAGGGAAGTCTTACAGCACACACCTGTCGGGTAAGTTTGAAGTCGACAATACTAAATCAGGCGAGAAACCGGAGAGTCCGAGTGTGTCAAGCTTGCGAGAGAGCATTCGAGCCGTTGCCAGGGAGTTACCACAAATGAAGGAATTTATTCCTATTAAGTGGTTGAAGTTTGAGAAAATGCTTCAAGTCTTTTTGAATAAAGGTCATAAATGGATTACCATTAAGCACGCAAAGCAGATAGCGTCTGATTTCTGCCAAATCCACGACGATGTAGCATTCAAAACAGCGATTGATTTTCTGCACGATCAGAGAATTTTGATACATTTTGATGACACTGATGAATTGAACAAATTAGTTGTTTTGGATCTCCAGTGGTTAATCGACATTATGAAGAAAGTAATTACCATTAAACGCTATGATGATGCAGAAAGAGAATTCAAGTTCCTGTGGTGTAAACTACAGAAAGAAGGAATTCTGGAAGAGAAACTCCTGCAGCATGTGTGGGAGCCGTTGATTGGACAGTATGCCACGTTTGAAAGCCTCGTCGCAATCATGGAGAAGTTTAGCCTGCTGTGCTCTTGGCCTGCATCGGACCATTTATCTAGTAGGAAGTATTTGGTGCCGTCCATGTTAAAGTCGCATCCACCACAGCACATCAACAGATTGATTGTTTCTGCACGCCTCCCGTCTCTTTTCATTAAGTTTGAATCTGGACAAGTCCCATCGCGCCTGTTTCCACGACTCGTGACTCAGTTTCTTCTGTGGGGCAAGGATGGATTTTGGAGCCCAGTGAACCCTCAGTTGTATCAGAATTTTGCCAGATTATTTACTGCTAAGGACGACAAATGCTCTGTTGTTCTCTTGTGTCATTCTTCGTTCATTGAAGTTGTTGTTCATGGGGGCAATGATTCTTATGAAGTGCCTTGTGCCCAACCAGTTTTCAGGCAGCTCCTTTTGATGCTTGAGTGTATGCGTAAGGAGTTCTTTTGGTTGGAGAGTATGAGATATCAAGCTGGGGTGGTTTGTACGGTTTGTTGCCGTGAAAGGAGAGTAGAGTTTTGCCACACTCACGGCAAGAATGATTGTGAGCGGGAGGAATGTCTTCATTTCATACCTGAATCTGAGTTGCGCAGCGCCAATGAGTCAGTCACCTGCACCAGGTCACCAACCGCACTGAATAACAAAGTTTGCATCAAGGATTTTTCAGCATGGCTTGGTTCGTGTCAAAAG cttATTCTTTTTTATGGGAATCATAGAGAACATGCGATGTGGTTGACGAGCAACTTGCCCAGGCATCCTCAGGTGGAG
- the LOC141887276 gene encoding uncharacterized protein LOC141887276 isoform X4, whose translation MEEDKNRFQERLQRREEIKRKWQAGLHRLKEDKNRFQERLQRREEIKRKWQAGLHRLKGEGKFLNYFEDDEVTPPEIALRGPRALEAYYKALEEGETRVRRIPLMLIGQDRSGKTSLRKSLKGIPFNPHEDSTVGIDVDPSYFKVTTEAWKIGEEDRGTNKMAKSYFEYNIGRQVVKNLKHSENLPKTNTDAQSVSQRNEVTEDPPSKIFSQDASSMQFLPGTLSKREKDDNHASETSNNYKSCIEHTTERDDPLSPQKSLEEIESLLPDLLAVDETKNEDDIYLVLWDFAGESVYYETHALFLTSRAIFLLAYDLSRDPYEKALPVKKQEMFKVIENEIGTKSNLDYLDYWMTSVSSVSSQGKGHEVHPTSAPTVLPEALPPVFLVCTHADQPFGGKDPRDLALEVYGELQGKSYSTHLSGKFEVDNTKSGEKPESPSVSSLRESIRAVARELPQMKEFIPIKWLKFEKMLQVFLNKGHKWITIKHAKQIASDFCQIHDDVAFKTAIDFLHDQRILIHFDDTDELNKLVVLDLQWLIDIMKKVITIKRYDDAEREFKFLWCKLQKEGILEEKLLQHVWEPLIGQYATFESLVAIMEKFSLLCSWPASDHLSSRKYLVPSMLKSHPPQHINRLIVSARLPSLFIKFESGQVPSRLFPRLVTQFLLWGKDGFWSPVNPQLYQNFARLFTAKDDKCSVVLLCHSSFIEVVVHGGNDSYEVPCAQPVFRQLLLMLECMRKEFFWLESMRYQAGVVCTVCCRERRVEFCHTHGKNDCEREECLHFIPESELRSANESVTCTRSPTALNNKVCIKDFSAWLGSCQKVLCYQETLIFKMFHVRK comes from the exons ggGAGGGGAAGTTCTTGAACTATTTTGAGGACGACGAAG TGACTCCTCCTGAAATTGCTTTACGTGGTCCTAGAGCCTTAGAGGCTTATTACAAGGCTCTTGAAGAAGGAGAAACCCGCGTAAGAAGAATTCCTCTCATGTTAATTGGGCAGGACCGTTCAGGGAAAACGAGCCTGAGAAAGTCACTTAAGGGAATACCATTCAACCCTCATGAAGACAGCACTGTTGGGATAGATGTTGATCCTTCGTACTTCAAAGTAACTACTGAAGCTTGGAAGATAGGGGAGGAGGACAGAGgcacaaacaaaatggcaaaaagttattttgaGTATAATATTGGTCGTCAAGTAGTTAAGAATCTAAAACATAGTGAAAATCTTCCCAAGACTAACACTGACGCACAAAGTGTAAGTCAAAGAAATGAGGTCACCGAAGATCCTCCTTCTAAAATTTTTAGTCAAGATGCGTCTTCTATGCAATTCCTTCCTGGAACACTTtctaaaagagagaaagatgACAATCATGCTTCTGAAACCAGCAACAATTACAAATCGTGCATAGAGCACACAACAGAGAGAGATGACCCTCTTTCCCCACAAAAGTCACTCGAAGAGATAGAATCCTTGCTGCCAGACTTACTTGCAGTTGACGAGACGAAAAATGAAGATGATATCTATTTGGTTTTGTGGGATTTTGCTGGTGAGTCGGTGTATTATGAGACTCATGCACTCTTTCTGACGTCAAGAGCAATCTTCCTTTTGGCTTATGACCTAAGCCGAGATCCTTATGAAAAAGCGCTGCCCgtgaaaaagcaagaaatgttCAAGGTCATTGAAAACGAGATTGGAACAAAAAGTAACCTTGACTATCTAGACTACTGGATGACTTCAGTTTCTTCGGTATCCAGTCAAGgtaaaggtcatgaagtgCACCCAACTTCGGCGCCTACAGTTCTCCCCGAGGCACTTCCACCCGTTTTCCTAGTTTGTACTCATGCTGATCAACCTTTCGGTGGGAAAGATCCTAGAGATCTGGCCCTTGAAGTGTACGGTGAATTGCAAGGGAAGTCTTACAGCACACACCTGTCGGGTAAGTTTGAAGTCGACAATACTAAATCAGGCGAGAAACCGGAGAGTCCGAGTGTGTCAAGCTTGCGAGAGAGCATTCGAGCCGTTGCCAGGGAGTTACCACAAATGAAGGAATTTATTCCTATTAAGTGGTTGAAGTTTGAGAAAATGCTTCAAGTCTTTTTGAATAAAGGTCATAAATGGATTACCATTAAGCACGCAAAGCAGATAGCGTCTGATTTCTGCCAAATCCACGACGATGTAGCATTCAAAACAGCGATTGATTTTCTGCACGATCAGAGAATTTTGATACATTTTGATGACACTGATGAATTGAACAAATTAGTTGTTTTGGATCTCCAGTGGTTAATCGACATTATGAAGAAAGTAATTACCATTAAACGCTATGATGATGCAGAAAGAGAATTCAAGTTCCTGTGGTGTAAACTACAGAAAGAAGGAATTCTGGAAGAGAAACTCCTGCAGCATGTGTGGGAGCCGTTGATTGGACAGTATGCCACGTTTGAAAGCCTCGTCGCAATCATGGAGAAGTTTAGCCTGCTGTGCTCTTGGCCTGCATCGGACCATTTATCTAGTAGGAAGTATTTGGTGCCGTCCATGTTAAAGTCGCATCCACCACAGCACATCAACAGATTGATTGTTTCTGCACGCCTCCCGTCTCTTTTCATTAAGTTTGAATCTGGACAAGTCCCATCGCGCCTGTTTCCACGACTCGTGACTCAGTTTCTTCTGTGGGGCAAGGATGGATTTTGGAGCCCAGTGAACCCTCAGTTGTATCAGAATTTTGCCAGATTATTTACTGCTAAGGACGACAAATGCTCTGTTGTTCTCTTGTGTCATTCTTCGTTCATTGAAGTTGTTGTTCATGGGGGCAATGATTCTTATGAAGTGCCTTGTGCCCAACCAGTTTTCAGGCAGCTCCTTTTGATGCTTGAGTGTATGCGTAAGGAGTTCTTTTGGTTGGAGAGTATGAGATATCAAGCTGGGGTGGTTTGTACGGTTTGTTGCCGTGAAAGGAGAGTAGAGTTTTGCCACACTCACGGCAAGAATGATTGTGAGCGGGAGGAATGTCTTCATTTCATACCTGAATCTGAGTTGCGCAGCGCCAATGAGTCAGTCACCTGCACCAGGTCACCAACCGCACTGAATAACAAAGTTTGCATCAAGGATTTTTCAGCATGGCTTGGTTCGTGTCAAAAG